Proteins encoded within one genomic window of Desulfovibrio aminophilus:
- a CDS encoding macro domain-containing protein, with amino-acid sequence MRTRPKGHSGHSWSIGSGRLVLLAGDIALSDADAVVNAANSQLAGGGGVDGAIHRAAGWDLLHTACWAHIIENGEVPPGQAAVTSGFGLKAKWIIHAVGPVWHGGRSGEPDLLASAYRVSLRLAQELECRHVAFPALSCGAYGYPVELAAPVALAELRRGLEQGLVSEIRLTLFGQDNLDRWAALARTVLATNGEQPWT; translated from the coding sequence GTGCGGACGCGACCCAAAGGCCATTCCGGCCACTCCTGGTCCATCGGCTCGGGACGGCTCGTCCTCCTGGCCGGGGACATCGCCCTCTCCGACGCCGACGCCGTGGTCAACGCGGCCAACTCCCAGTTGGCCGGGGGCGGCGGGGTGGACGGGGCCATCCACCGGGCGGCGGGCTGGGACCTGCTCCACACCGCCTGCTGGGCCCACATCATCGAAAACGGCGAAGTCCCCCCGGGACAGGCCGCCGTCACCTCCGGCTTCGGCCTCAAGGCCAAGTGGATCATCCACGCCGTGGGCCCGGTCTGGCACGGCGGGCGGTCCGGCGAACCGGACCTCCTGGCCTCGGCCTACCGCGTGAGCCTGCGCCTGGCCCAAGAGCTGGAGTGCCGCCACGTGGCCTTTCCGGCCCTGAGCTGCGGGGCCTACGGCTATCCCGTGGAACTGGCCGCCCCGGTGGCCCTGGCCGAGCTGCGCCGAGGGCTGGAGCAGGGGCTCGTGTCCGAAATCCGCCTGACCCTCTTCGGCCAGGACAACCTGGACCGCTGGGCCGCTCTGGCCCGGACCGTCCTCGCAACCAACGGAGAGCAACCGTGGACTTGA
- the hslV gene encoding ATP-dependent protease subunit HslV, whose product MDLKGTTILAVKDAGGVAMAGDGQVTLGQNVAMKHTARKVRSIYKDKVMIGFAGATADAFTLSERFEKKLEAHSGNLTRAAVELAKDWRTDKYLRRLEAMLLAADAETILIISGTGDVIEPDDGLAAIGSGGPYALAAARALARNTELTSREIVERAMRIAAEICVYTNDNLTILTREKGKGTDAS is encoded by the coding sequence GTGGACTTGAAGGGAACCACCATCCTGGCGGTCAAGGACGCGGGCGGCGTGGCCATGGCCGGAGACGGCCAGGTCACCCTGGGCCAAAACGTGGCCATGAAGCACACCGCCCGCAAGGTCCGTTCCATCTACAAGGACAAGGTCATGATCGGCTTCGCCGGAGCCACGGCCGACGCCTTCACCCTGTCCGAGCGCTTCGAGAAGAAGCTTGAGGCCCACTCCGGCAACCTCACCCGGGCCGCCGTGGAGCTGGCCAAGGACTGGCGCACGGACAAGTACCTGCGCCGCCTGGAGGCCATGCTCCTGGCCGCCGACGCCGAAACCATCCTGATCATCTCCGGCACCGGCGACGTGATCGAGCCCGACGACGGCCTGGCCGCCATCGGCTCGGGCGGGCCCTACGCCCTGGCCGCGGCCCGGGCCCTGGCCCGGAACACCGAGCTGACCTCCCGGGAGATCGTCGAGCGGGCCATGCGCATCGCGGCCGAAATCTGCGTCTACACCAACGACAACCTGACCATCCTGACCCGCGAGAAGGGCAAGGGAACCGACGCGTCATGA